The following coding sequences lie in one Sinorhizobium fredii USDA 257 genomic window:
- a CDS encoding ABC transporter transmembrane domain-containing protein, producing MPRQGNQAPERKSVQPLAAVLPYVRRYRRFAIGAAISLTIAAVTTLTLPLAVRRMIDYGFSNSDSAFINTYFSMLMVLAIVLALASAARYYFVISLGERIVADLRRDVFARVTGLSAAFFDVNQSGEIVSRLTADTTQIKSAVGATASVALRNLILCLGAIGMMIYTSPKLSSLVIAAIPLIVFPLVGFGRSVRRRSRQAQDTLAAASAFAGEAIGATRTVQAFNGEESANRRFGAAVEEAYGAARAAIRARSALTAFAITMVFGSVVAVLWFGARDVLNGTLSAGTLSQFLLYSVFAAGSLGALSEVWGELSQAAGAAERLNELLSEVPQIRAPEHPAAMPVPARGAIAFDDVHFAYPARPDYKSLKGLSLAVEPGETVAIVGPSGAGKSTVFSMLLRYYDPNMGTVRIDGMDIRSVEPKDLRDRIAIVPQDVTIFAASVHDNIAFSAPEASREAVQAAAIAAQADEFIAKLDRGYDTLVGERGVTLSGGQRQRVAIARAILRDAPILLLDEATSALDAESETLVQKALDGLMRERTTLVIAHRLATVLKANRILVMDHGRIVEEGTHASLIRQGGLYAKLARLQFDHGAEGLFVASQV from the coding sequence CTTTGCGATCGGCGCCGCCATCTCGCTGACGATCGCCGCGGTGACCACTCTGACGCTGCCGCTGGCGGTCCGCCGGATGATCGACTACGGCTTTTCCAACTCCGACTCCGCCTTCATCAACACCTACTTCTCGATGCTGATGGTGCTGGCCATCGTCCTCGCGCTGGCCAGCGCCGCCCGCTACTATTTCGTCATCTCGCTCGGCGAACGCATCGTTGCCGATCTCAGGCGCGATGTCTTCGCCCGGGTAACGGGGCTTTCCGCCGCCTTCTTCGACGTCAACCAGTCCGGCGAGATCGTTTCGCGGCTGACCGCCGACACGACGCAGATCAAGTCGGCGGTCGGCGCCACGGCGTCGGTCGCGCTGCGCAACCTGATCCTCTGTCTCGGGGCCATCGGCATGATGATCTATACCAGCCCGAAACTGTCGAGCCTGGTTATCGCCGCCATTCCGCTTATCGTCTTCCCGCTCGTCGGTTTCGGCCGCTCAGTCCGCCGCCGCTCCCGCCAGGCGCAGGATACGCTCGCCGCCGCCTCCGCCTTCGCCGGCGAGGCGATCGGCGCCACCCGCACGGTGCAGGCCTTCAATGGTGAAGAGAGCGCCAACCGCCGTTTCGGCGCCGCGGTGGAGGAGGCCTACGGTGCCGCCCGTGCCGCGATCCGCGCGCGCTCGGCGCTGACCGCCTTTGCCATCACCATGGTGTTCGGCAGCGTCGTCGCCGTGCTGTGGTTCGGCGCCCGCGACGTGCTCAACGGAACGCTTTCCGCCGGCACGCTCAGCCAGTTCCTGCTCTATTCGGTCTTTGCCGCCGGCAGTCTCGGAGCGCTCTCGGAGGTCTGGGGCGAACTTTCGCAGGCGGCAGGCGCCGCCGAGCGCCTGAACGAGCTCCTTTCGGAGGTGCCGCAGATTCGCGCGCCCGAGCATCCTGCCGCCATGCCCGTGCCGGCCAGAGGGGCGATCGCGTTCGATGATGTGCATTTCGCCTATCCGGCGCGACCCGACTACAAGAGCCTCAAGGGCCTGAGCCTAGCGGTGGAGCCGGGCGAGACCGTAGCCATCGTCGGCCCTTCCGGCGCCGGCAAAAGCACCGTATTCTCGATGCTGCTGCGCTATTACGACCCGAACATGGGGACCGTGCGGATCGACGGCATGGACATCCGCAGCGTCGAGCCGAAGGACCTGCGCGACCGGATCGCCATCGTCCCGCAGGACGTGACGATCTTCGCCGCCTCGGTGCATGACAACATCGCCTTCAGCGCGCCGGAGGCGAGCCGCGAGGCGGTGCAGGCGGCGGCGATTGCGGCGCAGGCCGACGAATTCATCGCAAAGCTCGACCGCGGCTACGACACGCTGGTCGGCGAGCGCGGCGTGACGCTTTCCGGCGGCCAGCGCCAGCGCGTCGCGATTGCCCGCGCAATCCTCAGGGACGCTCCGATCCTGCTGCTCGACGAGGCGACGTCGGCCCTCGACGCTGAGAGCGAAACGTTGGTGCAGAAGGCACTCGACGGGCTGATGCGCGAGCGCACCACGCTCGTCATCGCGCATCGGCTGGCGACGGTGCTGAAGGCGAACCGCATTCTCGTCATGGATCATGGCCGCATCGTCGAGGAAGGCACCCATGCATCGCTGATCCGCCAGGGCGGGCTCTATGCCAAGCTGGCGCGGCTACAGTTCGATCATGGGGCGGAAGGATTGTTCGTCGCATCCCAGGTCTGA
- a CDS encoding Bug family tripartite tricarboxylate transporter substrate binding protein, whose product MPFLSMTRRAALAFGIATLSAMTLGDPVQAQNFPDRTITLVVPFAAGGSTDVVARIIAQKMSEDLGQQVIVQNVAGAGGNLGAANVARADPDGYTILMATVATHALNPLILKTKPYDPEKDFAPISLLVIVPNVLVVNPELPAKSVQDLLALLKASPDQYSYASSGNGTPLHLSGELFKKMAGVEMQHIPYKGSGPALNDVIGNQVPIMFDNLPSSSSHIKAGTLRALAVTTAERAPSFPDVPTIAESGIPGYETYTWNALFAPANTPQPVVARLNESAKKALADPAVQKRMEEFSAKIVGSTPEELAAHVKAELAKWTPVVRDANVQMD is encoded by the coding sequence ATGCCATTTCTAAGCATGACCCGCCGCGCAGCCCTCGCCTTCGGGATCGCCACACTTTCCGCCATGACGCTCGGCGACCCGGTGCAGGCGCAGAACTTTCCGGACCGGACGATAACGCTCGTGGTCCCCTTCGCCGCCGGCGGTTCGACGGACGTCGTGGCGCGGATTATCGCCCAGAAGATGTCCGAAGATCTCGGCCAGCAGGTCATCGTTCAGAACGTCGCGGGCGCCGGCGGCAACCTCGGAGCGGCGAACGTTGCGCGCGCCGACCCGGACGGCTACACGATCCTGATGGCGACCGTCGCGACGCATGCGTTGAATCCGCTGATCCTCAAGACGAAGCCCTACGATCCCGAAAAGGATTTCGCACCCATCTCGCTGCTGGTCATCGTTCCGAACGTGCTGGTCGTCAATCCGGAGCTGCCGGCCAAGTCGGTGCAGGACTTGCTGGCGCTCCTCAAGGCGTCGCCCGATCAATACAGCTATGCGTCCTCCGGCAATGGCACGCCGCTGCATCTTTCCGGCGAGCTCTTCAAGAAGATGGCCGGCGTCGAGATGCAGCATATTCCCTACAAGGGATCCGGCCCGGCGCTGAACGACGTCATCGGCAATCAGGTGCCGATCATGTTCGACAACCTGCCTTCATCGTCGAGCCACATCAAGGCCGGGACGCTCAGGGCCCTCGCCGTCACGACGGCCGAACGCGCACCCTCCTTCCCGGACGTGCCGACCATCGCCGAGTCCGGCATTCCCGGCTACGAGACGTATACCTGGAACGCGCTCTTCGCCCCGGCCAATACGCCGCAGCCGGTGGTCGCGCGCCTGAACGAGTCGGCCAAGAAGGCGCTCGCCGATCCGGCGGTCCAAAAGCGCATGGAGGAGTTCAGCGCCAAGATCGTCGGTTCGACGCCCGAAGAACTCGCTGCCCATGTGAAAGCGGAATTGGCAAAATGGACGCCCGTCGTGCGCGACGCGAACGTCCAGATGGATTGA
- a CDS encoding FAD-binding dehydrogenase has product MDCDVLVIGAGLAGLVAASEAAARGRKVIVLDQEGEQNLGGQAFWSLGGLFFIDSPEQRRMGIRDSRDLAGQDWMGSSQFDRPEDHWPRLWAEAYLDFAAGEKRRWLHALGMRWFPVVGWAERGGGLAHGHGNSVPRFHITWGTGPAVLEPFIRLTREAESRGLVRFRFRHRVDELVTTDGAVTGARGAILKEDPVSRGQRSSRDEVGDFEISAGAVIVSSGGIGGNHELVRRNWPRKRLGQPPAAMVSGVPHHVDGRMLEIAGRARGSVINADRMWHYTEGLRNYDPIWPDHGIRILPGPSSFWCDADGNRFSAPAMPGFDTLGTLAAIRQSGHDYSWFILTRAIIKKEFALSGSEQNPDLTGKSIALLLKRLGARPTGPVQAFMDKGEDFIVKDRLEDLVEAMNGLTGENRLSVTHLKAQIEARDREIDNRFSKDAQVTAIRGARAYRGDRLLRTARPHRLLDPKTGPLIAVRLHILTRKTLGGLQTNLSGQVLELSGEPVPGLYAAGEVAGFGGGGMHGYNALEGTFLGGCIFSGRAAGPGAAAKT; this is encoded by the coding sequence ATGGATTGCGATGTGCTGGTCATCGGTGCGGGCCTTGCCGGGCTCGTGGCGGCGTCGGAGGCGGCGGCGCGGGGCCGCAAGGTGATCGTTCTCGACCAGGAGGGCGAGCAGAATCTCGGCGGCCAGGCTTTCTGGTCGCTTGGCGGTCTCTTCTTCATAGACAGTCCCGAGCAGCGGCGCATGGGCATCCGCGACAGCCGGGACCTGGCCGGACAGGACTGGATGGGCTCGTCGCAGTTCGACCGACCCGAGGACCACTGGCCGCGCCTCTGGGCCGAGGCCTATCTCGATTTTGCCGCCGGTGAGAAACGACGCTGGCTGCATGCTCTCGGGATGCGCTGGTTTCCGGTCGTCGGTTGGGCGGAGCGCGGCGGCGGCCTCGCGCATGGCCACGGCAATTCCGTTCCCCGCTTCCACATCACCTGGGGCACCGGCCCGGCCGTACTCGAGCCTTTCATCCGGCTGACGCGCGAGGCGGAGAGCCGGGGTCTCGTCCGTTTCCGCTTCCGCCACCGCGTCGACGAGCTTGTGACGACGGACGGTGCCGTGACGGGCGCCCGCGGCGCGATCCTCAAGGAGGATCCGGTCAGCCGCGGACAGCGCAGCTCGCGTGACGAAGTGGGCGATTTCGAGATCTCCGCGGGAGCGGTGATCGTCAGTTCGGGCGGCATCGGCGGCAATCACGAGCTGGTGCGCCGCAACTGGCCACGCAAGCGGCTCGGCCAGCCGCCGGCCGCGATGGTCAGCGGCGTGCCGCATCATGTCGACGGCCGGATGCTCGAAATCGCGGGCCGAGCCCGCGGCTCGGTCATCAACGCCGACCGCATGTGGCACTATACCGAGGGCCTCAGGAATTACGATCCGATCTGGCCGGACCATGGCATCCGTATCCTGCCCGGCCCATCATCCTTCTGGTGCGATGCCGATGGCAACCGCTTTTCCGCGCCCGCAATGCCCGGCTTCGATACGCTCGGGACATTGGCCGCGATCCGCCAGAGCGGGCACGACTACAGCTGGTTCATCCTGACGCGGGCAATCATCAAGAAGGAGTTTGCCCTTTCGGGCTCGGAGCAGAACCCGGATCTGACGGGCAAGAGCATTGCGCTTCTCCTGAAGCGGCTCGGCGCCAGGCCGACCGGCCCGGTGCAGGCCTTCATGGACAAGGGTGAAGACTTCATCGTCAAGGACCGGCTCGAGGATCTCGTCGAGGCCATGAACGGGCTGACGGGCGAGAACCGGCTTTCGGTGACCCATCTCAAGGCGCAGATCGAGGCGCGCGACCGGGAAATCGACAATCGGTTTTCCAAGGACGCGCAGGTCACTGCCATCCGCGGCGCCCGCGCCTATCGCGGCGACCGGTTGCTTCGGACGGCCAGGCCGCACCGTCTCCTGGACCCGAAGACCGGCCCGCTGATCGCCGTGCGCTTGCATATCCTGACGCGCAAGACGCTCGGCGGGCTGCAGACCAATCTCTCCGGCCAAGTGCTGGAGCTTTCCGGTGAGCCGGTGCCGGGCCTTTATGCGGCCGGCGAAGTCGCCGGGTTCGGAGGCGGCGGCATGCACGGCTACAATGCTCTCGAAGGCACCTTCCTGGGTGGCTGCATCTTTTCCGGCCGCGCCGCGGGGCCGGGCGCTGCCGCGAAGACCTAG
- a CDS encoding peptidoglycan -binding protein, protein MALARRGRTPRTINYWPGFVDALSTLLMAIMFLLSVFVTAQFLMGREISGKDEVLNRLNSQINELTQLLALEKSGKQDLEDSLANLQASLATSEGERSRLQSLLDQGAGSADVADQKIGRLGSELENERQISSRAMSQIELLNQQIAALRSQIAAIEGALQASETKDQASQAKIADLGRRLNVALAQRVQELNRYRSDFFGRLREILSDRENIRIVGDRFVFQSEVLFSSGSSDLNPEGEGEMAKLAAALLDLAKEIPAEINWVLRVDGHTDNVQLSGTGRFADNWELSSARATSVVKFLISKGVPADRLVAAGFGEFQPIAPGESLDARAQNRRIELKLTEK, encoded by the coding sequence ATGGCGCTTGCGCGAAGGGGCCGCACTCCGCGGACGATCAATTACTGGCCGGGCTTCGTCGACGCGCTTTCGACCTTGCTCATGGCAATCATGTTCCTGCTTAGCGTCTTCGTCACCGCGCAGTTCCTGATGGGGCGGGAGATCAGCGGCAAGGACGAGGTGCTGAACCGCCTGAACAGCCAGATCAACGAACTCACCCAGCTCCTGGCTCTCGAAAAGAGCGGCAAGCAGGACCTTGAAGACTCGCTTGCCAATCTGCAGGCGTCGCTTGCGACCTCGGAAGGCGAGCGATCACGCCTGCAGTCCCTGCTCGACCAGGGGGCCGGCAGCGCCGATGTCGCCGACCAGAAGATCGGCCGGCTGGGTTCGGAACTCGAGAACGAACGGCAGATCAGCTCCCGGGCGATGAGCCAGATCGAGCTGTTGAACCAGCAGATCGCCGCGCTGCGCAGCCAGATCGCCGCCATAGAGGGCGCCTTGCAGGCTTCCGAGACGAAGGACCAGGCGTCGCAGGCCAAGATCGCCGATCTTGGTCGTCGGCTGAACGTCGCGCTTGCCCAGCGTGTCCAGGAACTCAACCGCTATCGGTCGGACTTTTTCGGGCGCTTGCGTGAAATCCTCTCGGATCGCGAAAATATCCGCATCGTCGGCGACCGTTTCGTCTTCCAGTCGGAAGTGCTCTTCTCCTCGGGCAGCAGCGACCTGAACCCGGAGGGCGAGGGGGAGATGGCCAAGCTCGCCGCCGCGCTGCTCGACCTTGCCAAGGAAATCCCGGCGGAGATCAATTGGGTGCTGCGCGTCGACGGCCACACGGACAATGTGCAACTCTCCGGCACCGGCCGCTTCGCCGACAATTGGGAACTGTCTTCGGCTCGCGCCACTTCGGTCGTCAAATTCCTGATCTCCAAGGGTGTTCCAGCCGACCGCCTGGTGGCGGCGGGATTCGGCGAGTTCCAGCCCATCGCGCCCGGGGAGAGCCTGGATGCGCGGGCGCAGAATCGGCGCATCGAACTCAAGCTGACCGAAAAATAG
- a CDS encoding MotA/TolQ/ExbB proton channel family protein, giving the protein MTKLSLSGWRGQEVAEENYNPHKLSSPMPYFWTMVIFLIIVGFVAAILFRQAREAFGGNPGLNGLILGVLGIGILLAFNHVLGLRPEVRWFNSFRAAGSADKVGRDPVLLAPMRSLIGGRQTTAISTIALRSILDSIAARLDESRDITRYLAGLLVFLGLLGTFWGLLGTIGSINTVIQSLDAGSGTTEDLLSSLKSGLSAPLTGMGTAFSASLFGLSGSLILGFLDLQAGRAQNRFYTELENWLSSVTDVGSGFSSPIETTGGAPAEEMRRLTDQLSRLAHDGGVNQRTAAAMASLAEGIQGLVKNMRGEQQMLRDWIEAQQEEAKSMRKTLDRLTSRIGQADRISVNSERTGTQAKLSHADESGGD; this is encoded by the coding sequence ATGACGAAACTGAGTCTGTCCGGCTGGCGTGGGCAGGAAGTGGCGGAGGAGAACTATAATCCGCACAAGCTTTCGAGCCCGATGCCTTATTTCTGGACGATGGTCATCTTCCTGATCATCGTCGGTTTTGTCGCGGCGATCCTCTTCCGGCAGGCGCGCGAGGCCTTTGGTGGCAATCCCGGTCTCAACGGGCTGATCCTCGGCGTGCTGGGGATCGGCATTCTGCTGGCGTTCAACCACGTGCTCGGCCTCAGGCCGGAAGTACGCTGGTTCAACTCGTTCCGCGCCGCCGGCAGTGCCGACAAGGTCGGACGCGACCCGGTCCTGCTTGCGCCGATGCGGTCGCTGATCGGTGGGCGCCAGACGACGGCAATCTCGACGATCGCGCTCCGCTCGATTCTCGATTCCATCGCCGCCCGCCTCGACGAATCGCGCGACATCACGCGTTATCTCGCCGGCCTTCTGGTCTTTCTCGGTCTGCTCGGTACCTTCTGGGGCCTCCTCGGGACGATCGGCTCGATCAATACCGTCATACAATCGCTGGATGCCGGTTCTGGCACGACTGAGGACCTCCTGAGTTCGCTGAAGAGCGGCCTGTCGGCGCCGCTGACCGGCATGGGCACGGCCTTCTCGGCCTCGCTGTTCGGGCTGTCCGGTTCGCTGATCCTCGGCTTCCTCGATCTCCAGGCTGGCCGCGCGCAGAACCGCTTCTACACGGAGCTTGAAAACTGGCTTTCATCGGTGACCGATGTCGGCTCCGGGTTTTCGTCGCCGATCGAGACGACCGGTGGCGCACCGGCGGAGGAAATGCGGCGCCTGACCGACCAGCTCTCCCGCCTCGCGCATGACGGCGGCGTCAATCAGCGCACCGCGGCGGCGATGGCGAGCCTCGCCGAAGGCATCCAGGGTCTTGTCAAGAACATGCGCGGCGAGCAGCAGATGCTGCGCGATTGGATCGAGGCGCAGCAGGAGGAGGCCAAGTCGATGCGCAAGACGCTCGACCGACTGACCTCACGCATCGGTCAGGCCGACAGGATCTCGGTGAATAGCGAGAGGACCGGCACGCAGGCGAAGCTCAGCCATGCGGACGAAAGCGGGGGTGACTGA
- a CDS encoding inositol monophosphatase family protein: protein MARSALLNVMVQAAFKAGKSLARDFGEVQNLQVSLKGPSDYVSQADRKAERIIREELLKARPTYGFLGEEGEEIKGTDGAHRWIVDPLDGTTNFLHGLPHFAISIALERQGEIVGAVVFNPATDELYTAERGGGAFLNDRRLRVGARKALSDAVIATGTPHLGRGNHGKYLVELRHVMGEVAGIRRFGSASLDLGYVAAGRFDGFWERDLAAWDIAAGVLLIREAGGWVTDIDGGSKPIEDGSIICGNEYIAKALRDVIHRPVPTK, encoded by the coding sequence ATGGCCCGTTCTGCCCTTCTCAACGTCATGGTCCAGGCGGCCTTCAAGGCCGGCAAGTCGCTGGCGCGCGATTTCGGCGAAGTACAGAACCTGCAGGTTTCCTTGAAGGGGCCGAGCGACTACGTTTCCCAGGCCGACCGCAAGGCCGAGCGGATCATCCGCGAGGAACTCCTGAAGGCTCGCCCGACCTATGGCTTCCTCGGCGAGGAAGGCGAGGAAATCAAGGGGACCGACGGCGCCCATCGCTGGATCGTCGATCCGCTCGACGGGACCACCAATTTTCTCCACGGCCTTCCGCATTTTGCCATATCGATCGCACTGGAGCGCCAGGGAGAAATCGTCGGCGCGGTCGTTTTCAATCCGGCAACCGACGAACTCTACACCGCCGAGCGCGGCGGCGGCGCCTTCCTGAACGACCGGCGCCTGCGCGTCGGCGCCCGCAAGGCCCTTTCCGATGCGGTGATCGCCACGGGCACGCCGCATCTCGGCCGCGGCAATCACGGCAAATATCTCGTCGAACTTCGCCACGTCATGGGCGAGGTCGCCGGCATCCGCCGCTTCGGCTCCGCCTCGCTCGACCTCGGCTATGTGGCCGCCGGTCGCTTCGACGGTTTCTGGGAGCGTGACCTTGCCGCCTGGGACATCGCCGCCGGGGTTCTGCTCATCCGCGAGGCCGGCGGCTGGGTGACCGACATCGACGGCGGGAGCAAGCCGATCGAAGACGGCTCGATCATCTGCGGAAACGAGTATATCGCCAAGGCGCTGCGCGACGTCATCCACCGCCCGGTTCCGACGAAGTAG
- a CDS encoding tetratricopeptide repeat protein — MLSRFSLKSRRVAILAVATVLAALPARAEQPPSPAPADEGIVSKRGRITPYNGAALPEGAEKPAKSDTGAKPKTGEEKPSGGVNVIDRMGAELPALPAEKPFAGKVDEAYGAFQRGYYLTAMDLALPRAQLGDPAAQTLVASILEQGLGVVRNRKDAAFWYGQAANNGDPAAMFKYALILMEGRYVKRDRKSADELMKKAADLGNAAAQFNYGQTLVADMPGQKGLKAAMPYYEKAAEQGIADAQYALSQIYLNVEGIDDGKRARAREWLARAARAGYDTAQLDMAIWLIEGIGGDRNLDEGFAWMKRAAEGGNVVAQNRLAHLLVNAIGTRPDPVEAAKWYVLSRRAGLKDDALEDFYLGLNDSQQKSALAAANKFRSS, encoded by the coding sequence ATGTTGAGCCGCTTCTCCCTGAAATCGAGACGTGTCGCGATCCTTGCTGTCGCCACGGTTCTGGCCGCCTTGCCGGCTCGCGCCGAACAGCCGCCGTCTCCTGCGCCGGCGGATGAGGGCATCGTCTCGAAACGCGGCCGGATCACCCCGTATAACGGCGCGGCGCTCCCGGAAGGTGCCGAAAAGCCGGCGAAGAGCGATACGGGTGCCAAGCCCAAGACCGGAGAGGAAAAGCCGTCCGGCGGCGTCAATGTCATCGATCGTATGGGCGCCGAACTTCCGGCGCTTCCGGCCGAAAAGCCGTTTGCCGGCAAGGTGGACGAGGCCTATGGAGCCTTCCAGCGCGGCTACTACCTGACCGCGATGGACCTCGCGCTGCCGCGCGCCCAACTCGGCGATCCGGCCGCCCAGACGCTGGTCGCATCGATCCTCGAGCAGGGCCTCGGGGTCGTGCGCAACCGCAAGGATGCGGCTTTCTGGTACGGTCAGGCGGCGAATAACGGCGATCCCGCGGCGATGTTCAAATATGCGCTGATCCTGATGGAGGGACGCTACGTCAAGCGCGACCGCAAGAGCGCCGACGAACTGATGAAGAAGGCCGCCGATCTCGGCAATGCGGCCGCCCAGTTCAACTATGGGCAGACGCTCGTCGCCGACATGCCGGGTCAGAAAGGGCTGAAGGCGGCGATGCCCTATTACGAGAAAGCCGCAGAGCAAGGCATCGCCGATGCGCAATATGCGCTGTCGCAGATCTATCTCAATGTCGAAGGCATCGACGACGGCAAGCGGGCGCGTGCACGCGAATGGCTGGCCCGGGCGGCGCGCGCCGGCTACGACACGGCGCAGCTCGACATGGCGATCTGGTTGATCGAGGGGATCGGCGGCGACCGCAACCTCGACGAGGGCTTTGCCTGGATGAAGCGCGCCGCCGAGGGCGGCAATGTCGTCGCGCAGAATCGGCTTGCCCATCTCCTCGTCAACGCCATCGGCACGCGACCCGATCCGGTCGAGGCGGCGAAGTGGTACGTGCTGTCGCGCCGAGCAGGGCTCAAGGACGATGCGCTCGAGGACTTCTACCTGGGTCTCAACGACAGCCAGCAGAAATCGGCGCTGGCCGCGGCGAACAAGTTCCGCTCATCCTGA
- a CDS encoding thiamine phosphate synthase has protein sequence MNTIENRCRLVLIAPDMPNAAERSTVLADALKGGDVASVIVPQYGLNETDFQRHAEALVPVIQKAGAAALIEGDTRVAGRAKADGLHIAAGADVLAEAIERHTPKMIVGGGNATDRHHALAIGELRPDYVFFGRSDGDIKPEAHPKNLALAEWWASMIEIPCIVMGGTDMQSALAVAETGAEFVALRIAVFAEPGQAPSVVAAVNALLDEKAPRFED, from the coding sequence ATGAACACCATAGAAAACCGCTGCCGCCTCGTGCTGATCGCGCCCGATATGCCGAACGCCGCCGAACGCTCGACGGTACTTGCCGATGCGCTCAAGGGCGGCGACGTGGCATCCGTCATCGTTCCGCAATACGGACTCAACGAGACGGATTTCCAAAGGCACGCCGAAGCGCTGGTGCCGGTGATTCAGAAGGCAGGCGCCGCGGCGCTCATCGAGGGCGATACGCGCGTTGCCGGTCGCGCCAAAGCGGATGGCCTTCATATTGCGGCCGGGGCGGATGTGCTTGCCGAGGCGATTGAGCGGCATACGCCGAAGATGATCGTCGGCGGCGGCAATGCAACCGACCGCCACCATGCGCTCGCAATCGGCGAGCTTCGGCCGGACTACGTGTTCTTCGGCCGCAGCGATGGCGACATCAAGCCGGAGGCGCACCCGAAGAACCTGGCTCTGGCGGAATGGTGGGCGTCGATGATCGAGATTCCTTGCATCGTGATGGGCGGAACCGACATGCAATCGGCGCTTGCGGTGGCCGAGACCGGGGCCGAGTTCGTCGCGCTTCGCATCGCCGTCTTCGCCGAGCCGGGTCAGGCGCCCTCCGTGGTTGCCGCCGTCAACGCCTTGCTTGACGAAAAAGCGCCACGGTTTGAAGATTAA
- a CDS encoding sulfite exporter TauE/SafE family protein → MLPDLDFYLVAVPAVLLVGLSKGGMGEALSLMGVPILSMAVSPVQAAALLLPILIAMDIVSLWIWRKHGDRKTLTMLLPGAIAGIAIGWATSAYVPRDALRLIIGAITIVFVLRYVYTVWRSRSGAAILPKQHRLGPAALWGSFAGYGSFVAHAGGPPFQIYALPLKLDPREYTGTIVRFFATLNAVKLIPYFALGQLDTSNLTTSATLFPLAMVATACGAWIVRRMKPQVFYPFMYTMAFFAGSRLVWEGLTSLLSGG, encoded by the coding sequence ATGCTTCCCGATCTCGACTTCTATCTCGTCGCCGTCCCGGCAGTCCTGCTCGTTGGCCTTAGCAAGGGAGGCATGGGAGAAGCGCTGTCGCTGATGGGCGTTCCGATCCTCTCCATGGCGGTCTCGCCCGTCCAGGCGGCGGCATTGCTTTTGCCGATCCTCATCGCCATGGACATTGTCTCGCTGTGGATCTGGCGCAAGCACGGCGACCGGAAAACGCTCACCATGCTCCTACCCGGTGCGATCGCCGGCATTGCCATCGGCTGGGCGACCTCCGCCTATGTGCCGCGCGACGCGCTGCGGCTGATCATCGGCGCCATCACTATCGTGTTCGTGCTGCGCTACGTTTACACGGTCTGGAGGAGCCGCAGCGGCGCGGCCATCCTTCCCAAACAGCATCGTCTCGGTCCTGCCGCGCTATGGGGAAGCTTCGCCGGATATGGCAGCTTCGTCGCCCATGCCGGCGGGCCGCCATTCCAGATCTACGCCCTGCCGCTGAAGCTTGACCCGCGCGAATATACCGGCACCATCGTGCGCTTCTTCGCAACGCTCAATGCCGTCAAGCTCATTCCCTATTTCGCGCTCGGGCAACTCGACACCAGCAATCTCACGACATCGGCGACGCTCTTTCCCCTGGCGATGGTCGCGACGGCCTGCGGCGCCTGGATCGTCCGCAGAATGAAGCCTCAGGTGTTTTACCCCTTCATGTACACGATGGCCTTCTTCGCCGGATCGAGACTCGTCTGGGAGGGGCTCACCAGCCTTCTGTCCGGCGGCTGA
- a CDS encoding ArsR/SmtB family transcription factor, which yields MTIADPFDAIADPNRRYLLEELRRAPKTVNELAEGLPISRPAVSQHLKALLDCNLVSVSTSGTRRIYAIHRPGFDHLNLWLDQFWS from the coding sequence ATGACGATCGCGGACCCATTCGATGCCATCGCGGATCCGAACCGGCGTTACTTGCTGGAGGAACTGCGACGCGCCCCCAAGACTGTCAACGAACTCGCCGAGGGGCTGCCGATCAGCCGGCCGGCGGTGTCGCAGCATTTGAAGGCGCTGCTCGATTGCAATCTCGTATCGGTGTCGACGAGCGGCACCAGGCGCATCTACGCCATCCACAGACCCGGCTTCGATCACCTCAATCTATGGCTCGACCAGTTCTGGTCCTGA
- a CDS encoding YdcH family protein has translation MTIEAHLATLEKKHGALEQELHEALNSPSCEDELISELKRRKLRIKDEIERLRSSTH, from the coding sequence ATGACCATTGAGGCTCATCTTGCAACGCTTGAGAAAAAACATGGCGCCCTGGAACAGGAGCTGCATGAAGCCCTCAATTCTCCCTCCTGTGAGGACGAGTTGATCAGCGAGCTCAAGCGGCGGAAGCTGCGCATCAAGGACGAAATCGAAAGACTCCGTTCCTCGACACACTGA
- a CDS encoding YdcH family protein — MPDQDQAELRLTIARLRQEHEDYDVAINAMIETGCDALRIQRMKKKKLAIKDKISKIEDQIIPDIIA, encoded by the coding sequence ATGCCGGACCAGGACCAGGCCGAACTCAGACTGACCATAGCGCGCCTGAGGCAGGAGCATGAAGACTACGATGTTGCCATCAATGCCATGATCGAGACCGGCTGCGACGCGCTGCGCATCCAGCGCATGAAAAAGAAGAAGCTGGCCATCAAGGACAAGATCAGCAAGATCGAAGACCAGATCATCCCCGACATTATTGCCTGA